A part of Fibrobacter sp. genomic DNA contains:
- a CDS encoding ribonuclease HII, whose protein sequence is MKFKLPEFLEDVSTPIEGEVAMRKFACDIAGSGCSRSLDLFAAEEAPRADILVGIDEVGRGPLAGPVVACAAVLKAPDIMPALNDSKKLSRKKREAMFDDVKDACACYAIASASVEEIDKMNILEADFLAMRRALQALGLPGISESAPEIPVEVKGSFAEVAGKPVPRVFIAVDGNLKIRNVPAEMQMPVVKGDGRIASISAASILAKVFRDRYMDKLAETYPAYGFEKNAGYGSKTHLDAIRKFGFTPEHRRSFHVKELDCACSDN, encoded by the coding sequence ATGAAGTTCAAACTGCCCGAATTTCTGGAAGATGTCTCCACGCCGATTGAAGGCGAGGTTGCCATGCGGAAGTTTGCCTGCGATATCGCGGGTTCGGGCTGTTCGCGCTCGTTAGACCTCTTCGCCGCAGAAGAAGCCCCGCGTGCCGATATCCTGGTGGGAATTGACGAGGTGGGGCGTGGCCCGCTTGCCGGCCCCGTGGTGGCATGTGCCGCCGTGCTCAAGGCCCCAGATATCATGCCTGCCCTGAACGATTCGAAGAAGCTTTCGCGAAAAAAGCGCGAGGCGATGTTCGACGACGTGAAGGATGCGTGCGCCTGCTATGCGATTGCAAGCGCTTCTGTCGAAGAAATCGACAAGATGAATATTCTGGAGGCGGATTTTTTGGCGATGCGCCGCGCCCTGCAGGCGCTGGGCTTGCCGGGAATATCCGAATCCGCGCCCGAGATTCCGGTGGAAGTGAAGGGAAGTTTTGCCGAAGTTGCCGGCAAGCCGGTCCCCCGTGTGTTCATCGCGGTCGACGGCAACCTGAAGATTCGCAACGTCCCTGCCGAAATGCAGATGCCCGTGGTGAAGGGGGACGGGCGCATCGCGAGCATTTCGGCTGCCTCCATCCTGGCGAAGGTTTTCCGTGACCGCTATATGGACAAGCTTGCCGAAACCTATCCGGCATATGGTTTCGAGAAAAATGCGGGCTACGGTTCGAAGACTCATCTCGACGCCATTCGTAAATTCGGGTTTACACCGGAGCATCGCAGAAGTTTCCACGTCAAGGAACTGGACTGCGCATGCAGTGACAATTAG
- a CDS encoding MotA/TolQ/ExbB proton channel family protein, translating into MNNSIPLVQMVLQSDIATIVVLCILAIMSLGSWGIIIVKFFTYRRSKHANAEFFRKFSTVTQFVQLQGLCETAEDSALRRLTAEVLKEASKFSNFVSYDSIQHRASLLEDTIQRSIEGLRLTEDRYLSFLATSSNLAPFFGLLGTVWGIMIAFFQIGQHGSADLSVVAPGIAMALITTVGGLVVAIPASAGYNYFTSCNGQNEISYFNFGSQVLSLFKRGDLLALEEVAG; encoded by the coding sequence TTGAACAATTCTATACCTCTTGTACAGATGGTACTTCAGTCCGATATCGCGACGATTGTAGTGCTGTGCATATTGGCTATCATGTCTCTCGGTTCCTGGGGCATTATCATCGTGAAGTTCTTCACCTACCGCAGGAGCAAGCACGCCAACGCTGAATTCTTCCGCAAGTTCAGCACGGTGACCCAGTTCGTGCAGCTGCAGGGCCTTTGCGAGACCGCCGAGGACAGTGCGCTGCGCCGCCTGACGGCCGAAGTGCTGAAAGAGGCCTCCAAATTCAGTAATTTCGTGAGTTACGACTCCATCCAGCACCGTGCATCGCTCCTGGAAGACACCATCCAGCGTTCCATCGAAGGCCTGCGCCTTACCGAAGACCGCTACCTGAGCTTCCTCGCTACGAGTTCGAACCTGGCCCCGTTCTTCGGTCTCTTGGGTACGGTGTGGGGCATCATGATCGCATTCTTCCAGATCGGCCAGCACGGTTCCGCCGACCTTAGCGTCGTCGCCCCGGGTATCGCTATGGCCTTGATTACCACGGTGGGCGGCCTTGTGGTCGCTATCCCGGCATCTGCGGGCTATAACTATTTCACCAGCTGCAACGGCCAGAACGAAATCTCTTACTTCAACTTCGGTTCCCAGGTGTTGAGCCTGTTCAAGCGCGGCGACTTGCTCGCCCTCGAAGAAGTTGCCGGCTAG
- a CDS encoding biopolymer transporter ExbD, with amino-acid sequence MKRSRGKELKQEMNLTNMIDIVFSILIVFIISAPLMSQGVKVDLPKAEAPTMEQEKLLKVSITKDEEIYIADMQVDFDSFNRVFKSLWNGEMAVVINSDETVQYGLVMKVVTKVQKLGVTKLGFLTMNPKEKPGK; translated from the coding sequence GTGAAGCGTAGCCGCGGAAAAGAACTCAAGCAGGAGATGAACCTCACGAACATGATTGATATCGTGTTCTCGATTCTCATCGTGTTCATCATCTCTGCGCCGCTCATGAGTCAGGGCGTGAAGGTCGACCTGCCGAAGGCCGAAGCCCCGACTATGGAGCAGGAAAAACTATTGAAGGTGTCCATCACGAAGGACGAGGAAATCTACATCGCCGACATGCAGGTGGATTTCGACAGCTTCAACAGGGTGTTCAAGTCGCTCTGGAACGGAGAGATGGCGGTTGTCATCAATTCCGACGAAACCGTCCAGTACGGACTGGTGATGAAGGTCGTGACCAAGGTGCAGAAACTGGGAGTCACGAAACTCGGATTCCTCACCATGAACCCCAAAGAAAAACCGGGTAAATGA
- a CDS encoding energy transducer TonB, whose product MSKQEDRIQYFSSDVDSTLVKIIVVAVIFHFAIVAFFIGLHYVNMKPEPEMIPVFEMVQVAQPPKPRPVQPRPEPKPKTEPPKPKVNKELPPEIKPEPEEKPEEVHEEVPPEPEPEPEPQEDFDVDDLDLPKAVEASSLNPVGSVDMDPLMQVYLEQLKKIIMSNFKPPKDLKVGRDAKTTVQFQVDRFGGITAVILKRSSGNKAWDHLSVRAVQISKVPELPPNYRAPSLVLHFNFTPN is encoded by the coding sequence ATGAGCAAGCAGGAAGACAGAATTCAGTATTTTAGCTCGGACGTGGATTCCACGCTCGTGAAGATAATCGTAGTTGCGGTTATCTTCCATTTCGCCATTGTCGCCTTCTTTATCGGGCTGCATTACGTGAACATGAAGCCCGAGCCCGAGATGATACCCGTGTTCGAGATGGTGCAGGTGGCGCAGCCCCCGAAGCCCAGACCGGTGCAGCCCAGGCCGGAACCGAAACCCAAGACCGAGCCGCCTAAACCTAAGGTGAACAAAGAATTGCCGCCCGAGATAAAGCCGGAACCGGAAGAGAAGCCCGAGGAGGTGCACGAGGAAGTGCCGCCAGAACCGGAGCCGGAACCGGAACCGCAGGAAGACTTCGACGTGGACGATCTCGACCTGCCGAAGGCCGTGGAGGCGTCCAGCCTGAACCCCGTTGGCTCGGTCGACATGGATCCGCTGATGCAGGTCTATCTGGAACAGTTGAAGAAGATTATCATGAGCAACTTCAAGCCGCCCAAGGATTTGAAGGTGGGCCGCGACGCCAAGACTACGGTTCAGTTCCAGGTGGACCGTTTTGGCGGGATTACCGCGGTGATCTTGAAGCGCTCGTCAGGCAACAAGGCGTGGGACCACCTCTCGGTACGTGCCGTGCAGATTTCGAAGGTTCCCGAACTTCCGCCGAACTACCGCGCACCGAGCCTGGTGTTGCATTTCAACTTTACGCCCAACTAG
- a CDS encoding translocation protein TolB, with translation MNFSNEDCKEMKHRNSLLGVLVFFFLLFAPVASFAAIDTIAVDVGISVFKTMPIGIVPFEEKGAIDWVEEQPHKILTRDANLSGRFDVVASPKFDLAKFSREHADYYMTGKVENAGAGRLRVQCFLYVSKSKTLRLGESYTIPQKELRRAIHEFFDKATLAICGERGVASTKLAYVSKIDGVKQVVVSDYDGFHRSQVTRDSTISMMPVWKRGNKGLVYVNFKTHRPRLYEKNFGGAEHPLFPQFDQTYSPAVNPVTGELLFSSTVDGKTDLYVGNTETGKARKFAYLKSNQTSPAWSPRAAEVLFTSDRGGSPQIFVMGRDGSDLRRVTFMGRYNERASWSPEGDRIVYTSMDNGKMNIYTCALDGSDIVQLTNNAGNNEHPTWSPDGKLIAFSSNRSGTYQIYIMRKDGANVTRITNSGENTAPTWSFFNEGINNKKEGNK, from the coding sequence ATGAACTTTTCGAACGAGGATTGCAAGGAAATGAAGCATAGGAATTCGCTGTTAGGCGTATTGGTTTTCTTCTTTCTTCTCTTTGCCCCGGTAGCAAGTTTCGCAGCCATCGATACGATTGCGGTGGATGTGGGAATTTCTGTTTTCAAGACGATGCCCATCGGCATTGTGCCTTTCGAGGAGAAGGGCGCGATTGACTGGGTCGAAGAACAACCGCACAAGATTCTCACGCGCGACGCGAACCTTTCTGGCCGGTTCGACGTGGTGGCGTCCCCGAAGTTCGACCTTGCGAAGTTCAGCCGCGAGCATGCGGATTACTACATGACGGGCAAGGTGGAAAATGCGGGTGCGGGCAGGCTCCGCGTGCAGTGTTTCCTCTATGTCTCCAAGTCGAAGACGCTCCGCCTGGGCGAAAGCTACACGATTCCGCAGAAGGAATTGCGCCGTGCGATTCACGAGTTCTTCGACAAGGCGACTCTTGCCATTTGCGGCGAACGCGGCGTGGCGAGCACGAAGCTTGCCTATGTCTCGAAGATTGACGGAGTCAAGCAGGTCGTGGTCTCGGACTACGACGGCTTCCACCGCAGCCAGGTGACGCGCGATTCTACCATCAGCATGATGCCCGTGTGGAAACGCGGGAACAAGGGACTGGTGTACGTGAATTTCAAGACGCACAGGCCGCGCCTGTACGAGAAGAATTTCGGGGGTGCGGAACATCCGCTGTTCCCGCAGTTCGACCAGACTTATAGCCCCGCGGTGAACCCTGTGACGGGCGAACTGCTGTTCTCTTCGACGGTCGACGGCAAGACGGACTTGTACGTGGGCAACACGGAGACGGGGAAGGCGCGCAAGTTCGCCTACCTGAAGAGCAACCAGACGAGCCCCGCCTGGAGCCCGCGTGCGGCCGAAGTGCTGTTTACGAGCGACCGTGGCGGCAGCCCGCAGATTTTCGTGATGGGCCGCGACGGGAGCGACCTACGCCGCGTGACCTTCATGGGACGTTACAACGAGCGGGCGAGCTGGTCTCCGGAAGGCGACCGCATCGTCTATACCTCGATGGACAACGGCAAGATGAACATCTATACCTGCGCGCTTGACGGGAGTGATATCGTGCAGCTCACGAACAACGCTGGTAACAACGAACACCCGACTTGGTCGCCCGACGGCAAGCTCATTGCCTTCTCGAGCAACAGGAGCGGGACATACCAGATCTACATCATGAGGAAGGACGGGGCGAACGTGACCCGCATTACCAATTCGGGCGAGAACACCGCTCCGACCTGGTCTTTCTTCAACGAAGGGATTAACAACAAAAAGGAAGGTAACAAATGA
- a CDS encoding OmpA family protein, giving the protein MKLYAKIAMISCAASLALVACSKNNPPETNPQPEAAPAAVAPAPEAAPAAPAVNEDSLAAERARLEAERLEAERARLEALINQIMSEDVYFDFDRSELTEKAKELLAQVGELLLKETRFTVTIEGHTDARGTEDYNFTLGAKRAMKVKEFLSAYGIEGKRMESVSYGKEAPKAQGETEEAYSQNRRANFRVNIQP; this is encoded by the coding sequence ATGAAGTTATATGCAAAAATCGCCATGATTTCTTGTGCGGCGAGCCTCGCTCTCGTAGCCTGCTCCAAGAACAATCCGCCCGAGACGAACCCGCAGCCCGAGGCCGCTCCGGCCGCCGTGGCACCCGCACCTGAGGCCGCACCCGCTGCCCCCGCTGTGAACGAGGATTCCCTCGCCGCTGAACGCGCTCGCCTGGAAGCTGAACGCCTCGAAGCCGAACGCGCCCGCCTCGAAGCGCTTATCAACCAGATCATGAGCGAAGACGTGTACTTCGATTTCGACCGTTCGGAACTTACCGAAAAGGCTAAGGAACTCCTGGCCCAGGTGGGCGAACTCCTGCTCAAGGAAACTCGCTTCACGGTCACGATTGAAGGCCACACGGATGCCCGCGGTACCGAAGACTACAACTTCACTCTCGGTGCGAAGCGCGCCATGAAGGTGAAGGAATTCCTGAGCGCCTACGGCATCGAAGGCAAGCGCATGGAATCCGTCAGCTACGGCAAGGAAGCTCCGAAGGCTCAGGGCGAGACCGAAGAGGCCTATTCCCAGAACCGCCGCGCGAACTTCCGCGTGAATATCCAGCCGTAA
- a CDS encoding tetratricopeptide repeat protein, translating to MNKLAIGMLSVAIALVGCSRITMLRTEEMRNVGTDVQVSVKGNLDSAMHRLRSDNKALRKRLDSLKAELEASAVAQKRMMAEITMLSRRMSDESERNDSRQEEIIYRLDMLLGKSDKILAKKVVVSGAPQAPLSLDSLEREAEKLVEAEATFNTARSDFHSGEFKLAFKGFKQVYEQMKTGELAENSLYWMGLCLTEVNQRDKAKKIFTNLSETFPDGAKACPAIFKLANLYGEECDIQSQKQYLQKLLSKKSCEKTGEFEQSAEILQEILEKEEKTAAGEKVEACVPVSRAPASGSK from the coding sequence ATGAATAAACTTGCTATAGGAATGCTCTCGGTCGCCATTGCGCTTGTCGGGTGCTCTAGGATTACGATGCTCCGCACCGAAGAAATGAGGAACGTCGGAACGGACGTGCAGGTTTCCGTGAAGGGAAATCTCGATTCCGCAATGCATAGGCTTCGCTCGGACAACAAGGCGCTTCGCAAGCGTCTCGATTCCCTCAAGGCGGAACTGGAAGCGTCGGCTGTGGCGCAGAAGCGCATGATGGCCGAAATCACCATGCTTTCGCGCCGCATGAGCGATGAATCCGAACGTAACGATTCCAGACAGGAAGAAATCATCTACCGCCTGGACATGCTGCTCGGAAAGTCCGACAAAATTCTTGCGAAGAAGGTCGTGGTGAGCGGTGCCCCGCAGGCGCCTCTCTCGCTCGATAGCCTGGAGCGCGAAGCCGAGAAACTGGTGGAAGCAGAGGCGACGTTCAATACGGCGCGTTCCGATTTCCATAGCGGCGAATTCAAGCTCGCGTTCAAGGGCTTCAAGCAGGTTTACGAACAAATGAAGACCGGCGAACTGGCTGAAAATTCTCTCTACTGGATGGGCCTCTGCCTGACGGAAGTGAATCAGAGGGATAAGGCGAAGAAAATCTTTACGAACCTGTCAGAAACCTTCCCTGACGGGGCGAAAGCCTGTCCCGCTATATTCAAGCTGGCCAACCTCTATGGCGAGGAATGCGATATCCAGTCGCAGAAGCAGTACCTCCAGAAGCTCCTTTCCAAGAAGTCCTGCGAAAAGACGGGCGAGTTCGAACAGTCCGCCGAAATCCTGCAGGAAATTCTCGAAAAGGAAGAGAAAACCGCTGCCGGCGAAAAGGTGGAGGCTTGCGTGCCTGTGTCTCGTGCCCCGGCGTCGGGTTCTAAATAA
- the murA gene encoding UDP-N-acetylglucosamine 1-carboxyvinyltransferase: MYQFIVPQVKKPLDGEVEISGAKNAVLAVMAAALLADGVSEITNVPHLKDMKTMSDVLRVIGCRISGEAHCLRIDTRGADHLEAPYELVKTMRASFYVLGPLVARFGRCRVSLPGGCAWGPRPVDLHLKGLEALGAKITLTRGYVEATCEGRLPGGTFHFPISSVGATVNVLMAATLAKGTSVLQNAALEPEIDNLVDFLVSMGAKIQGRGTRTLTVQGVEALRPGNGFTIPDRIEAGTFLCGAAITRGRVRVNKIIPEHIASTLDAFRDMNCKVTVGPDWAEVDARGQELKPITIQTLPFPGYPTDMQAPLMATLLSVPGNSVIQDTVYNDRFKHVAEMERLGANITLSGNTATIKGGLPLEGAEVMGSDLRASAALVLAALIAEGETKISRIYHLDRGYEDFEAKMAKLGAEVQRVVIDADEP; the protein is encoded by the coding sequence ATGTACCAGTTTATCGTTCCGCAAGTCAAGAAGCCCCTGGATGGGGAAGTAGAAATTTCCGGTGCGAAGAACGCCGTGCTCGCCGTGATGGCAGCAGCCCTCCTCGCCGACGGAGTCTCCGAAATCACGAACGTCCCGCACCTGAAGGACATGAAGACGATGAGCGACGTGTTGCGCGTCATCGGTTGCCGCATCAGCGGAGAAGCGCACTGCTTAAGGATTGACACCCGCGGCGCCGACCACCTGGAAGCGCCCTATGAACTCGTGAAGACCATGCGCGCGAGCTTCTACGTGCTCGGCCCTCTCGTCGCCCGATTCGGACGCTGCCGCGTCTCGCTGCCTGGCGGATGCGCCTGGGGCCCGAGACCTGTGGACTTGCACCTGAAGGGGCTCGAGGCGCTCGGTGCAAAGATCACCCTTACCCGCGGTTACGTGGAAGCCACCTGTGAAGGCAGGCTCCCCGGCGGTACATTCCATTTCCCGATTTCGAGCGTTGGCGCCACGGTGAACGTGCTCATGGCGGCTACGCTCGCCAAGGGTACAAGCGTGCTGCAGAATGCGGCCCTCGAACCCGAAATTGACAACCTGGTGGACTTCCTCGTCTCGATGGGCGCAAAGATTCAGGGCCGCGGCACGCGCACCCTGACGGTGCAGGGCGTAGAAGCCCTACGCCCTGGTAATGGCTTCACCATTCCCGACCGCATCGAGGCCGGCACATTCCTTTGCGGTGCAGCCATTACGCGTGGCCGCGTGAGGGTCAACAAGATCATTCCCGAACACATCGCCTCTACGCTCGACGCTTTCCGCGACATGAACTGCAAGGTGACCGTAGGTCCCGACTGGGCAGAAGTCGACGCCCGCGGGCAGGAACTCAAGCCCATCACCATCCAGACGCTCCCCTTCCCGGGATACCCCACCGACATGCAGGCGCCCCTCATGGCGACACTGCTTTCCGTGCCGGGCAACAGCGTCATCCAGGACACCGTCTATAACGACCGCTTCAAGCACGTGGCCGAAATGGAACGCCTGGGCGCAAACATCACGCTCAGCGGGAACACCGCCACCATCAAGGGCGGGCTTCCGCTCGAAGGCGCCGAAGTGATGGGTTCCGACCTCCGCGCCAGCGCCGCTCTCGTGCTCGCCGCCCTCATCGCCGAAGGCGAAACCAAAATCAGCCGCATCTACCACCTCGACCGCGGTTACGAAGATTTCGAAGCCAAGATGGCGAAGCTCGGCGCAGAAGTGCAACGCGTAGTCATCGACGCCGACGAACCGTAA
- a CDS encoding RDD family protein yields the protein MKWFFIDESITDGDRRQGPYSIDDIREFEKQGKITSETLVWHSGLENWITWKEAVDNLEKDYFENNPEQEEILENTIKALEQIIESNKQKKAFAGFFIRAAALITDNFILGFAGGIVLFILAQAGIYDLDAIQQAAQDYFQNPMSQESINKLVQAPGVGSLITIWSMIQAIYFIVFHAIFSATPGKMFLHIHVETPEGNKLSWSTSIVRYLCSILSQFIYGFGYLIVLFDPKRRALHDWIARTFVVFDTPKEKSKSEPEEKSN from the coding sequence ATGAAGTGGTTCTTTATAGACGAAAGCATTACCGACGGAGATCGCAGACAAGGTCCCTATTCCATCGACGATATCCGTGAATTCGAAAAACAGGGTAAAATAACAAGCGAAACCCTGGTTTGGCACAGCGGCCTAGAGAACTGGATTACGTGGAAAGAAGCCGTCGACAACCTCGAAAAGGACTATTTCGAGAACAATCCCGAGCAAGAAGAGATACTCGAGAACACCATCAAGGCCCTCGAACAGATTATCGAGAGCAACAAGCAGAAAAAGGCGTTCGCCGGCTTTTTCATCCGAGCCGCGGCCCTCATTACAGACAACTTTATCTTGGGATTTGCCGGCGGAATCGTGCTCTTTATCCTGGCGCAGGCGGGAATCTACGACCTGGACGCCATCCAGCAGGCGGCACAAGACTATTTCCAGAACCCGATGTCGCAGGAATCTATAAACAAGTTGGTGCAAGCCCCGGGAGTCGGATCGCTCATCACCATCTGGAGCATGATCCAGGCCATTTACTTCATCGTGTTCCATGCCATATTCTCGGCGACACCCGGCAAGATGTTCCTCCACATCCACGTGGAAACGCCGGAGGGCAACAAGCTTTCCTGGAGCACCTCCATTGTACGCTACCTTTGCAGCATCCTCTCGCAGTTCATTTACGGTTTCGGCTACCTGATTGTCCTTTTCGACCCCAAGCGCCGTGCCCTGCACGACTGGATTGCACGCACGTTCGTCGTATTTGACACTCCGAAAGAGAAGAGCAAATCCGAGCCCGAAGAAAAAAGCAACTAG